Genomic segment of Salvia hispanica cultivar TCC Black 2014 chromosome 2, UniMelb_Shisp_WGS_1.0, whole genome shotgun sequence:
CGGCTCAAGCTCACGATATGTGGAGTGACAGATGGCAGCCATCGAGACAACCCAAGTAAGTAATGGGTCAAGAGCAATTGGGCCGAGGTCTTAAAAGAATAAGATGAGGCCATTTCAAAGATAGGTCCAATTACTCTTACAATTCTTACtcatgttttattataaaatttatactccattcgttccaataaatatgaaacgtttgcttttcgaCACATGATTTTATAGCATTGTTTTGTAAgtaaataaagagagagaaaagtaagagataggaaaaagtagagatgatgttgtttctattttaggaaatgtttcatatttaattgaaCATCCCAACAaggaaaacatttcatatttaatgggacaaagagagtatacAAATGTAtgatccacattccactaattttttaaccTATGTTCTACTCCATCCGTCGATgaaaaaatgtctcattttgctattttggaaTGTCCATGATTTAAAGTTCCATTTGCTTTTCTCCATTTTAGGTAGGTAGACCCACCATTCAACTTACTTATTACACTTATATTCTACTCCactataaaaccaatatacaAAGTGAGGCTCATaatctactaactcatttcaacATTTTCCTCACAAAgtcaacaatttcttaaaactcttGTTGAGTCAAAATGGTATTATAAATGATGACAAAATTTTAGGAAGTGATGAAGTATTAGATTATAAATGCTAGTAATGTCACACGACTACAATCTCGCAACTGgttgaaaataataatcttaGAATAAATGATTCATTGTTCTTGGTACTCTCTCAATAagtgtcccactttgacccaaCATGAGctttaaaagaaatataataaaaattggattGAAAAAGCTAGTAGATTATGTTGGTCCTGCTTTTATATATGAATAGTTTTAATGAGTTACTGAAATATAAAGTGCATAaccaaaaatagcaaaaaggAAACGAGACAAATAATATGAGatatatcaaaatagaaaactaGAGAATACTGatggacggagtgagtataaTTTCCATTTATCATTACTCGAACTATCAATTAAGtaagggggtgttcggttgccaaaattaaatctcatgattaaatatgtatcaggtttggttcataagattgaaccctacaacttaatcctagatggataattagtcatagcctcatccttcaactaaaataattctacaacttaatcctagatggattcTCATAATTTTTAGTCATGACAACCGAACGACACATAATTAGATCTTTAATCTGCCGTATATCATTAATCTGGTCATGTTCTTTGCGTTGAGCATTTAGTAAGTGAAAACGCGTGTGTAATCAAGTACACAACAGCGCACCATAATTTATTCTACGCTTACTTACCCCAAACAGGCATCGTAAATTCCTGGTATCTTTCACTCAATAAATACAGAATCGATCTATATATATCCACACACGAAACCTCCGCTTCTTCCTCCCACCAAAAAATGACCACTCTCACACTCTCTTCTCTGTAActgcacaaaattaaaatctccTTCACCTCTCTACCTTCTTCCATGGAGTTGAGCCAGATGACGTTGGAGATTTTCTCCAAGTTGGAGCAAAAGTGGCTCTACCAATGCGACGGCAAAAAGACGCGCCTATTGAGCATCGACGGCGGCGGAACCACCGCCATtgtcgccgccgccgcattGGTTCACCTCGAAGACCAGATCCAAGCCCGAACCGGCGATTCCGCTGCGAGGATCGCTGATTTCTTCGACATTGCTGTCGGTACTGGAATCGGCGCTCTCCTCGCCGCGATGCTCTTCGCCGACGCTGGCTCCGGCCGCCCGCTCTTCACCGCCAGAGAAGCCGTCGATTTCGTAACCGAGAATCAGAGGGAGATGTTCAGAGCGACGCGCGGCGGTGCCTTCCGGCGGAAGATTCGGTACTCCGGCAAGAGCATGGACGCGGTCCTGCGGGCGGCGTTCCGGCGGAGGAGCGACGGGAAGGATTTGACGCTCAAGGACACGTGCAAGCCTCTCCTCGTGCCGTGCTTCGACCTGAACAGCTCCGCGCCGTTCGTCTTCTCCCGCGCCGACGCCGCCGAGTCGCCGAGCTTCGACTTCGAGCTGTGGAAGGTCATCCGTGCCACGTC
This window contains:
- the LOC125204283 gene encoding probable inactive patatin-like protein 9 isoform X1; this translates as MELSQMTLEIFSKLEQKWLYQCDGKKTRLLSIDGGGTTAIVAAAALVHLEDQIQARTGDSAARIADFFDIAVGTGIGALLAAMLFADAGSGRPLFTAREAVDFVTENQREMFRATRGGAFRRKIRYSGKSMDAVLRAAFRRRSDGKDLTLKDTCKPLLVPCFDLNSSAPFVFSRADAAESPSFDFELWKVIRATSATPSMFKPFRLTSSDGKTSCLAVDGGLVMNNPTAAAVTHVLHNKRDFSSVTGVDDLLVLSIGNGHSSSPQTTKLRRDGDCSTAALVGIVRDGVSETIDQLLGNAFCWNPNDYVRVQANAEVSSAGEVLAERGVESLPFGGKRLLTETNGERIVGFVQRLVATGKSSLPSSPSKETPLVDGR
- the LOC125204283 gene encoding probable inactive patatin-like protein 9 isoform X2; this encodes MELSQMTLEIFSKLEQKWLYQCDGKKTRLLSIDGGGTTAIVAAAALVHLEDQIQARTGDSAARIADFFDIAVGTGIGALLAAMLFADAGSGRPLFTAREAVDFVTENQREMFRATRGGAFRRKIRYSGKSMDAVLRAAFRRRSDGKDLTLKDTCKPLLVPCFDLNSSAPFVFSRADAAESPSFDFELWKVIRATSATPSMFKPFRLTSSDGKTSCLAVDGGLVMNNPTAAAVTHVLHNKRDFSSVTGVDDLLVLSIGNGHSSSPQTTKLRRDGDCSTAALVGIVRDGVSETIDQLLGNAFCWNPNDYVRVQTFRLTPRFQARGRCWRREG